In Cicer arietinum cultivar CDC Frontier isolate Library 1 chromosome 7, Cicar.CDCFrontier_v2.0, whole genome shotgun sequence, a single window of DNA contains:
- the LOC101509349 gene encoding protein SHI RELATED SEQUENCE 1-like yields MAGLFSLGGGGGRGNQEGESQQQQQQNQIPPAETLFWYNKNDDVSSYRGLELWNQQQQQQQQEDVIAGGTQQARPFFSRDLYGLGVGPSRVSSDDHQTSRSAAAFMAMHHRSTSSSGGGVEGISCQDCGNQAKKDCPHMRCRTCCKSRGFECQTHVKSTWVPASRRRERQQQLAATTTTTSSNPKRPRDSNNLQISTRNFPSGLEEANFPAVVSSPAEFKCVRVSSVDDADERYAYQTAVNIGGHLFKGILYDFGPETSSNNNNTNINDHNYNNNNYMIGESSGVAVAQPLNLIADSNAAVVASSGALVDPSSLYSTPINAFMTTSGTQFFPRPRS; encoded by the exons ATGGCTGGTTTATTCTCATTAGGAGGAGGAGGTGGAAGAGGAAACCAAGAAGGtgaatcacaacaacaacaacaacaaaatcagaTTCCACCAGCAGAGACACTATTTTGGTACAACAAAAACGACGACGTTTCATCCTATAGAGGATTAGAACTATGGAACCAACAGCAGCAACAACAGCAGCAGGAAGATGTAATAGCAGGAGGAACGCAACAAGCACGGCCGTTTTTCTCGCGAGATCTCTATGGTTTAGGTGTGGGACCCAGCAGGGTTTCATCAGATGATCATCAGACGTCGAGATCGGCAGCTGCCTTCATGGCGATGCATCATCGGTCAACATCGTCGTCAGGAGGTGGTGTTGAAGGGATAAGCTGTCAAGATTGTGGTAACCAAGCTAAGAAAGATTGTCCTCACATGAGATGTAGAACTTGTTGTAAGAGTCGTGGTTTTGAATGTCAAACTCATGTTAAAAGCACTTGGGTTCCTGCTTCTAGACGCCGTGAAAGACAACAACAATTAGCtgctactactactactacttcTTCTAATCCTAAACGCCCTAGAGATTCTAACAATCTTCAAATTTCAACTCGTAATTTTCCCTCAG ggTTAGAGGAAGCAAATTTTCCTGCTGTGGTGAGTTCTCCAGCTGAGTTTAAGTGTGTAAGGGTTAGCTCAGTGGACGATGCAGATGAAAGGTACGCATATCAAACGGCTGTCAACATTGGAGGACATTTGTTCAAAGGAATTCTCTATGACTTTGGTCCGGAAACTAGTAGCAACAAcaataatactaatattaatgatcataattataataataataattacatgaTTGGGGAATCCTCCGGTGTCGCCGTAGCTCAGCCGTTGAATCTCATCGCCGATTCTAATGCTGCCGTTGTTGCTTCTTCTGGAGCGCTTGTTGATCCTTCTTCCTTGTATTCGACTCCAATTAATGCCTTCATGACCACTAGTGGTACGCAATTCTTCCCTCGCCCGAGatcttga